One Candidatus Zixiibacteriota bacterium DNA segment encodes these proteins:
- a CDS encoding MarR family transcriptional regulator: protein MQENRFDLHILRSLRRIIRAVDIYSGKLKSQHQITGPQLICLLAIVEKGPLTATALAKSVHLSSSTMVGILDRLEKKELIHRTRDKKDRRQVNVVATESGMRLARNAPSPLQDGLARALSKLSDLEQATIALSLRRIVDLMEVNDFDAAPILETGQLDQNESPITAPDTSKHGDE from the coding sequence ATGCAAGAAAACAGATTCGACCTTCACATACTTCGTTCATTGCGTCGGATCATCAGAGCTGTCGACATTTACTCAGGGAAACTCAAGTCACAGCATCAGATTACAGGACCTCAACTTATATGTCTATTGGCAATTGTCGAGAAAGGCCCGTTGACCGCGACCGCGTTAGCCAAATCAGTCCACTTGAGTTCCAGCACTATGGTGGGAATTCTGGACCGTCTGGAAAAGAAAGAGCTAATCCATCGTACGCGGGACAAGAAAGACCGCAGGCAGGTGAATGTAGTCGCTACCGAGAGCGGCATGCGGCTAGCCCGCAATGCTCCTTCTCCACTGCAGGACGGATTGGCCCGCGCACTCAGCAAGCTCAGCGATTTGGAGCAGGCAACCATTGCGCTTTCCCTCAGGCGAATCGTCGACTTGATGGAGGTCAATGACTTTGATGCCGCGCCGATTCTCGAAACCGGGCAGTTGGATCAGAATGAATCCCCGATCACGGCACCGGATACGAGCAAACACGGTGACGAATAG
- a CDS encoding cation diffusion facilitator family transporter: protein MHMHTADRLKHSHRFHSDNRKGERGTYRVIVLTGIMMIIEIIAGLLTNSMALLADGWHMCTHMAALGIAAFAYYLARRHADDKRYSFGTGKIGTLGGFASAVFLAVVALLMAGESIHRFFSPLEIDFNMALLVAASGLIVNLVSAGMLKDHSHDGHHDHNLKAAYLHVLADALTSVTAIVALLAGKLLGWVWMDPIMGIVGAAVICVWSYGLLRQTGAILLDRQADPKTISRIREILECDSECRIADLHIWRVGSHHLSAIVCIVTHSPKPPAYYKDLLCEIPDLDHIAVEVNACSQEIYAKDKQ from the coding sequence ATGCACATGCACACCGCTGACCGTCTGAAACACTCCCACCGTTTTCACTCTGACAATCGCAAAGGTGAGCGCGGTACTTATCGAGTCATTGTCCTCACCGGAATAATGATGATTATTGAGATCATCGCCGGACTCCTGACGAACTCGATGGCCCTGCTTGCTGACGGGTGGCACATGTGCACACACATGGCTGCGCTCGGAATAGCTGCATTCGCATACTATCTGGCGCGGCGCCATGCCGACGACAAGCGGTACTCTTTTGGAACGGGTAAAATAGGCACTCTTGGTGGTTTCGCGAGCGCAGTGTTCCTGGCAGTGGTCGCTCTTCTAATGGCAGGTGAATCTATCCACCGATTCTTCAGTCCGTTGGAGATAGATTTCAATATGGCTCTCCTGGTTGCCGCATCCGGATTGATCGTTAATCTTGTCAGCGCAGGTATGCTGAAAGACCACAGTCATGATGGTCACCACGATCACAATCTAAAGGCTGCATATCTGCATGTACTTGCCGACGCCCTTACATCCGTTACTGCGATAGTGGCGCTGCTGGCGGGGAAGCTGCTGGGATGGGTTTGGATGGATCCGATCATGGGTATTGTCGGAGCGGCGGTGATATGTGTGTGGTCCTACGGTCTCCTCCGACAAACAGGCGCAATTTTGCTGGATAGACAGGCTGATCCCAAAACAATTTCGCGAATTCGAGAGATTCTCGAGTGCGATTCGGAATGCCGCATAGCTGACCTGCACATCTGGCGCGTCGGTTCACACCATCTCTCAGCAATAGTGTGCATCGTGACACATTCTCCGAAACCGCCCGCTTACTACAAGGACCTCCTCTGCGAGATTCCTGACCTTGACCATATCGCAGTTGAGGTAAATGCCTGCTCGCAAGAAATTTACGCTAAAGACAAGCAGTGA
- a CDS encoding TolC family protein, which yields MEIARETQGISETRLERERIRNQLGGASSTDFLNAQVSFNNDQSDLLDRELRMSIAREELNVLLGQDPATIFTVSQEIAIPELSVDFEQVRDLAIERNSSLRSAQLAKKVADRNVQTAYSPFMPKLSLQANYGYSDQTNNSKAGQYPGHNIGTKTTTGTVGLSLSHLTCSMVAATRSTCKTQESRQQTRLWHWPMRKTG from the coding sequence ATGGAAATAGCCCGCGAGACGCAGGGTATCTCCGAAACGCGTCTGGAGAGGGAACGCATTCGAAATCAGCTCGGCGGAGCATCTTCGACCGATTTCCTGAACGCGCAGGTCTCCTTCAACAATGATCAGTCTGATCTTTTGGATCGGGAACTACGGATGTCTATCGCAAGAGAGGAACTCAATGTACTGCTGGGACAGGACCCTGCAACGATTTTCACCGTTAGTCAGGAGATAGCCATCCCGGAGCTCTCTGTGGACTTTGAACAGGTTCGTGATCTGGCAATCGAAAGAAACAGCAGCCTCAGAAGTGCTCAGCTTGCGAAGAAAGTAGCTGATCGAAACGTGCAAACCGCATATTCGCCGTTTATGCCAAAACTCTCGCTGCAGGCAAATTACGGATACAGCGATCAGACTAACAACAGCAAAGCGGGTCAATATCCCGGTCATAATATCGGCACAAAGACCACGACCGGCACCGTTGGACTCTCTCTCTCTCATTTAACCTGTTCAATGGTCGCCGCGACAAGATCGACCTGCAAAACGCAAGAATCGAGGCAACAAACCAGGCTTTGGCACTGGCCGATGCGAAAAACAGGCTGA
- a CDS encoding caspase family protein has product MRKLLTLVAILCCLLLMLACSETPTTSSGGETAIKLEARPEFIDTRPADVIATFIMQPSTDQVMWKKPPPPPPDTGSADPNPNPAHKYAYVVGISDYEGTVNDLQFCDDDARDMKSFLISQGFSVQMDLDRNATADAITAGLQWLVNQAAPGDEIAFCYSGHGAKAPGYGSSIISTDLYYVTHGYVMSIFNSANCSKNLVTLDACVIGDFHSDAQTGTFMATASNRTNSYDAPDLQQGAWTYFFLEAAVDLDFPYAEDVAPYAEDGMEAWASQYHLRVSPKHTDKYSGKFDM; this is encoded by the coding sequence ATGCGAAAGCTCTTAACGCTGGTCGCCATCCTATGCTGCCTGCTGCTGATGCTGGCGTGCAGTGAGACGCCAACTACGAGCTCAGGCGGGGAAACAGCGATCAAACTCGAGGCGAGACCTGAATTTATCGACACCAGGCCTGCAGATGTGATTGCAACCTTCATTATGCAGCCATCCACCGATCAAGTAATGTGGAAGAAGCCCCCGCCACCACCACCAGATACGGGATCGGCCGACCCGAATCCGAATCCTGCGCACAAATACGCTTATGTTGTGGGCATCTCTGATTACGAGGGGACTGTAAACGACCTCCAGTTCTGCGATGACGATGCCAGAGACATGAAGAGTTTTCTTATCAGCCAGGGATTCTCAGTCCAGATGGATCTCGATCGTAACGCGACGGCTGATGCTATCACCGCAGGTTTGCAGTGGCTGGTAAATCAGGCCGCTCCGGGTGATGAGATCGCGTTCTGTTACTCCGGTCACGGCGCGAAGGCTCCGGGATACGGATCGAGCATCATCTCGACGGATCTGTATTATGTGACCCACGGATACGTGATGAGTATCTTCAATAGCGCCAACTGCTCCAAGAACCTGGTGACATTGGATGCCTGTGTGATCGGCGACTTCCATTCGGACGCGCAGACCGGTACATTCATGGCGACCGCATCCAATCGGACGAATTCCTACGATGCGCCCGACTTACAGCAGGGTGCATGGACTTACTTCTTCCTTGAAGCGGCAGTGGATCTCGATTTTCCGTACGCGGAGGATGTTGCTCCTTATGCCGAAGATGGGATGGAAGCCTGGGCGAGTCAGTATCACTTGAGGGTTAGTCCGAAACATACGGACAAGTACAGCGGTAAGTTCGATATGTAG
- a CDS encoding TolC family protein, producing MALADAKNRLIALVQEIYDTYVLRREIIALEEQNIKAARQNLDLQRERHELGVANSLEFRDAQQNSARARTSLITARYQARISRLEIDRLIGMIDIER from the coding sequence TTGGCACTGGCCGATGCGAAAAACAGGCTGATTGCACTCGTGCAGGAGATATATGACACATATGTGCTTCGACGAGAGATCATCGCCCTGGAAGAGCAGAACATCAAGGCTGCAAGACAGAACCTTGATCTGCAAAGAGAACGCCATGAACTGGGTGTTGCCAACTCGTTGGAATTCCGGGATGCTCAGCAGAACTCAGCCCGCGCAAGGACATCATTGATTACCGCTCGCTATCAGGCTCGCATATCGCGGCTGGAGATTGATCGCCTGATTGGGATGATCGATATCGAACGATAG